One window from the genome of Diabrotica virgifera virgifera chromosome 6, PGI_DIABVI_V3a encodes:
- the LOC126886306 gene encoding zinc finger protein 559-like: MLTHTGGKPYKCEVCLEQFTTALTLKTHTMTHTGEKPYKCKICQKQFIQAHDLKAHMMTHTGVIPHKCKICLKQFTTASYLITHMMIHTGVKPFKCEVCFRQFSVTSQLKLHMMTHTGEKPHKCKICLKQFIVPRVLKLHMMTHTGERPHKCDICLKQFTASSGLTRHLRTHT, encoded by the coding sequence ATGTTGACTCACACTGGAGgaaaaccttacaagtgcgaagTTTGTTTGGAACAATTCACTACAGCACTTACTCTGAAAACACATACTATGACTCACACGGGAGAAAAGCCATACAAATGCAAAATTTGTCAAAAGCAGTTTATTCAAGCCCATGATTTGAAAGCACATatgatgactcacactggagTAATACCTCACAAGTGCAAAATTTGTTTGAAACAGTTTACTACAGCAAGTTATTTGATAACACATATGATGATTCACACTGGAGTAAAGCCGTTTAAGTGTGAAGTTTGTTTCAGGCAGTTTTCTGTAACAAGTCAACTGAAATTACATATGATGACTCACAccggagaaaaacctcacaaatgtaaaatttgtttgaaacagTTTATTGTACCAAGGGTTCTGAAACTGCATatgatgactcacactggagaaaGGCCTCataagtgtgatatttgtttgaAGCAATTTACTGCTTCAAGTGGTTTGACAAGACATCTGAGAACACACACttga
- the LOC126887280 gene encoding zinc finger protein 665-like isoform X1, whose translation MEVKVEKEEFADYDQKDLENQLSTSIDLQDFKEEPKENQPGCLQKNNIHSSRNEEDVGRHDQETIKNKNIKVKIGKGSHKCEICFKQFSQTNHLRNHMMSHNRKKSYKCELCFKQFTLAGSLKVHMMIHTGEKPYKCDICLKQFIARSNLKSHIMTHTREKPYKCEICLKQFKQASNLKTHLMAHTGVYPHKCEICLKKFTSAATLKQHTMIHTGEKPHKCEICLQQFAASNTLKLHMRTHTGYKPYKCEFCFKQFTQSSVFKYHLRRHTRENLYKCEVCFKEFTQAGLLKSHMMTHTCEKPNKCEICFKQFAKTFQVKRHMLTHTGEKPYKCEVCLKQFTTALNLKTHTMTHTGEKPYKCKICQKQFIQAHHLKAHMMTHTGVKLHKCKICLKQFTTASSVKTHMMIHTGGKPFKCEVCFKQFSVPSQLKLHMMTHTGEKPHKCEICLKQFIVPRVLKLHMMTHTGERNYKCDICLKQFTASSGLTRHLRIHTGEKPYKCEICLKQFNESGHLKSHMMTHTGEKPYTCDICLKQFVQSGTLKSHVKTHRSKSSQMKT comes from the exons ATGGAAGTTAAAGTTGAAAAGGAAGAGTTTGCAGACTATGACCAAAAAGATCTAGAGAATCAATTATCCACATCAATAGATCTTCAAGATTTTAAGGAAGAGCCAAAGGAAAATCAACCAG GTTGCCTGCAGAAAAACAACATTCATTCATCTCGCAATGAAGAAGATGTGGGTAGACATGATCaagaaacaattaaaaataaaaatataaaagttaaGATTGGAAAAGGATctcacaaatgtgaaatttgtttcaagcaattTTCTCAAACAAATCATTTGAGAAATCATATGATGAGTCACAATAGAAAAAAATCTTACAAGTGCGaactttgttttaagcagtttactctaGCCGGTAGTTTGAAAGTACACATGATGattcacactggtgaaaagccttacaagtgtgatatttgtttgaagcagtttatTGCACGAAGTAATCTGAAATCACATATTATGACCCACACTAGAGAGAAGCCTTATAAGTGCGAGATATGTCTTAAGCAGTTTAAGCAAGCAAgtaatttaaaaacacatttgatgGCTCACACTGGAGTATATCctcacaaatgtgaaatttgtttgaaaaagTTTACTTCAGCTGCTACTCTAAAACAACATACGAtgattcacactggagaaaaacctcacaagtgtgaaatttgtttgcaACAGTTCGCTGCATCAAATACTCTGAAATTACATATGAGGACTCACACTGGATACAAGCCTTACAAATGTGAATTTTGTTTCAAGCAGTTTACTCAATCAAGTGTATTCAAATACCATTTGAGAAGACACACTAGAGAAAATCTGTACAAGTGTGAAGTTTGTTTTAAGGAGTTTACTCAAGCCGGTTTGTTGAAATCACACATGATGACTCACACTTGTGAAAAACCtaataaatgtgaaatttgtttcaaacaGTTTGCTAAAACATTTCAGGTGAAAAGGCATATGTtgactcacactggagaaaaaccttacaagtgcgaagTTTGTTTGAAACAATTCACTACAGCACTTAATCTGAAAACACATACgatgactcacactggagaaaagccataCAAATGCAAAATTTGTCAAAAGCAGTTTATTCAAGCCCATCATTTGAAAGCACATatgatgactcacactggagTAAAACTTCACAAGTGCAAAATTTGTTTGAAACAGTTTACTACAGCAAGTTCTGTGAAAACACATATGATGATTCACACTGGAGGGAAGCCGTTTAAGTGTGAAGTTTGTTTCAAGCAGTTTTCTGTACCAAGTCAATTGAAATTACATATGATGACTCACAccggagaaaaacctcacaaatgtgaaatttgtttgaaacagTTTATTGTACCAAGGGTTCTGAAACTACATatgatgactcacactggagaaaGAAATTataagtgtgatatttgtttgaagcagtttacTGCTTCAAGTGGTTTGACAAgacatttgagaatacacactggagaaaagccttataagtgcgAGATTTGTTTGAAACAGTTTAATGAAAGCGGCCATTTGAAATCACATatgatgactcacactggagaaaagccctACACCTGCGATATTTGTCTTAAGCAGTTTGTTCAATCTGGTACTTTGAAATCACATGTGAAGACACACCGAAGTAAATCCTCACAAATGAAGACATAA
- the LOC126887280 gene encoding zinc finger protein 726-like isoform X2, producing the protein MMSHNRKKSYKCELCFKQFTLAGSLKVHMMIHTGEKPYKCDICLKQFIARSNLKSHIMTHTREKPYKCEICLKQFKQASNLKTHLMAHTGVYPHKCEICLKKFTSAATLKQHTMIHTGEKPHKCEICLQQFAASNTLKLHMRTHTGYKPYKCEFCFKQFTQSSVFKYHLRRHTRENLYKCEVCFKEFTQAGLLKSHMMTHTCEKPNKCEICFKQFAKTFQVKRHMLTHTGEKPYKCEVCLKQFTTALNLKTHTMTHTGEKPYKCKICQKQFIQAHHLKAHMMTHTGVKLHKCKICLKQFTTASSVKTHMMIHTGGKPFKCEVCFKQFSVPSQLKLHMMTHTGEKPHKCEICLKQFIVPRVLKLHMMTHTGERNYKCDICLKQFTASSGLTRHLRIHTGEKPYKCEICLKQFNESGHLKSHMMTHTGEKPYTCDICLKQFVQSGTLKSHVKTHRSKSSQMKT; encoded by the coding sequence ATGATGAGTCACAATAGAAAAAAATCTTACAAGTGCGaactttgttttaagcagtttactctaGCCGGTAGTTTGAAAGTACACATGATGattcacactggtgaaaagccttacaagtgtgatatttgtttgaagcagtttatTGCACGAAGTAATCTGAAATCACATATTATGACCCACACTAGAGAGAAGCCTTATAAGTGCGAGATATGTCTTAAGCAGTTTAAGCAAGCAAgtaatttaaaaacacatttgatgGCTCACACTGGAGTATATCctcacaaatgtgaaatttgtttgaaaaagTTTACTTCAGCTGCTACTCTAAAACAACATACGAtgattcacactggagaaaaacctcacaagtgtgaaatttgtttgcaACAGTTCGCTGCATCAAATACTCTGAAATTACATATGAGGACTCACACTGGATACAAGCCTTACAAATGTGAATTTTGTTTCAAGCAGTTTACTCAATCAAGTGTATTCAAATACCATTTGAGAAGACACACTAGAGAAAATCTGTACAAGTGTGAAGTTTGTTTTAAGGAGTTTACTCAAGCCGGTTTGTTGAAATCACACATGATGACTCACACTTGTGAAAAACCtaataaatgtgaaatttgtttcaaacaGTTTGCTAAAACATTTCAGGTGAAAAGGCATATGTtgactcacactggagaaaaaccttacaagtgcgaagTTTGTTTGAAACAATTCACTACAGCACTTAATCTGAAAACACATACgatgactcacactggagaaaagccataCAAATGCAAAATTTGTCAAAAGCAGTTTATTCAAGCCCATCATTTGAAAGCACATatgatgactcacactggagTAAAACTTCACAAGTGCAAAATTTGTTTGAAACAGTTTACTACAGCAAGTTCTGTGAAAACACATATGATGATTCACACTGGAGGGAAGCCGTTTAAGTGTGAAGTTTGTTTCAAGCAGTTTTCTGTACCAAGTCAATTGAAATTACATATGATGACTCACAccggagaaaaacctcacaaatgtgaaatttgtttgaaacagTTTATTGTACCAAGGGTTCTGAAACTACATatgatgactcacactggagaaaGAAATTataagtgtgatatttgtttgaagcagtttacTGCTTCAAGTGGTTTGACAAgacatttgagaatacacactggagaaaagccttataagtgcgAGATTTGTTTGAAACAGTTTAATGAAAGCGGCCATTTGAAATCACATatgatgactcacactggagaaaagccctACACCTGCGATATTTGTCTTAAGCAGTTTGTTCAATCTGGTACTTTGAAATCACATGTGAAGACACACCGAAGTAAATCCTCACAAATGAAGACATAA